In a genomic window of Chryseobacterium sp. G0162:
- a CDS encoding YdeI/OmpD-associated family protein, which produces MNPKVNFFFDKATQWKEEFEALRTIALSTELVEDLKWGCPCYTYEGKNIFLIHGFKEYCALLFFKGALMKDPDQILIQQSENVQAARQIRFTDLQQINDLKKELRTYMFEAVEIEESGVKVEMKKTKDFEMVEEFQNRLDQDAILKDAFEALTPGRQRAYLLYFSSAKQSKTREARIEKCIPQILEGKGLND; this is translated from the coding sequence ATGAATCCAAAAGTTAATTTTTTCTTCGATAAAGCCACACAGTGGAAAGAAGAATTTGAAGCATTAAGAACCATTGCTCTAAGTACCGAATTGGTAGAAGATTTAAAATGGGGATGTCCGTGTTATACCTATGAAGGGAAAAATATATTCTTAATTCACGGATTTAAAGAATATTGTGCCCTACTCTTCTTTAAAGGTGCTTTGATGAAAGATCCTGACCAGATTTTAATTCAGCAGTCTGAAAATGTACAGGCAGCGAGACAAATTCGTTTTACAGATCTTCAACAAATTAATGATCTTAAAAAAGAACTTCGGACGTATATGTTTGAAGCTGTGGAAATTGAAGAATCCGGAGTGAAGGTTGAAATGAAGAAAACCAAAGACTTTGAAATGGTTGAAGAGTTTCAAAACAGACTCGATCAGGATGCTATATTAAAAGATGCTTTTGAAGCCTTAACACCAGGCCGACAAAGAGCTTACCTACTCTACTTTTCCTCTGCCAAACAATCCAAAACCAGGGAAGCAAGAATCGAAAAATGCATTCCTCAAATCCTTGAAGGAAAAGGCCTTAACGACTAA
- a CDS encoding SRPBCC domain-containing protein, which translates to MELKTKIHAEDGKQEIFIIREFDLPVELLFKAYTEAELFEQWMGTKVTKFENKQHGSYRFETSNPQGEVMFSANGTIHDIVENEKIIRTFQMENTPFPVQIEFLAFEKLTDTTSKITIQMIYKSVDFRDQHLKMPFAQGINMAHNRLQEMFE; encoded by the coding sequence ATGGAACTAAAAACAAAAATCCACGCAGAAGATGGCAAACAGGAAATCTTCATTATCAGAGAATTTGATCTTCCTGTAGAATTGCTTTTCAAGGCGTATACAGAAGCCGAACTTTTTGAACAATGGATGGGAACCAAAGTGACCAAGTTTGAAAATAAACAACATGGAAGTTACCGTTTCGAAACTTCTAATCCTCAGGGAGAAGTAATGTTTAGTGCTAACGGAACCATTCATGACATTGTTGAAAATGAGAAAATTATAAGAACTTTCCAAATGGAAAACACCCCTTTTCCGGTTCAGATCGAGTTTTTAGCATTTGAAAAACTAACGGATACCACCAGCAAAATCACAATCCAGATGATATACAAATCCGTAGACTTCAGAGATCAACATCTGAAAATGCCATTTGCTCAGGGAATTAATATGGCGCATAATCGTTTGCAGGAAATGTTTGAATAG
- a CDS encoding ArsR/SmtB family transcription factor: MNLRRDVFQAIADPTRRSILMLVAAQSMTAGAIASNFDTARPTVSKHLQILTECELLRSEQNGREITYHLNPNKMKEIADFIEPFRNMWDEKFNKLESVMKAYHDLKNE, encoded by the coding sequence ATGAATTTAAGAAGAGATGTATTCCAGGCGATCGCAGACCCTACCAGAAGATCTATATTGATGTTGGTGGCTGCTCAATCCATGACTGCAGGAGCCATTGCTTCCAATTTCGATACCGCAAGACCAACCGTTTCCAAGCATCTTCAGATCCTTACAGAATGTGAACTGTTGAGATCTGAACAAAACGGCCGTGAAATTACTTACCACCTTAATCCTAATAAAATGAAAGAAATAGCCGATTTTATAGAGCCGTTCCGCAACATGTGGGATGAGAAATTCAATAAGCTGGAAAGTGTGATGAAAGCGTACCATGACTTAAAGAATGAGTAA
- a CDS encoding DUF6265 family protein yields MKTKLIPAIITILMMGSWAQQQGELNKLEWLLGTWETQTPKGSLYETWKRKGPTEFQGKSYYLKNKDTLLFESVRLIEKDKKLHYIVSVKHQNHELPVDFATKEIKDPTSLVFENPAHDFPQMIAYKKKGKDSLMAEISGMMNGRMASQKFPMRKVK; encoded by the coding sequence ATGAAAACAAAACTCATCCCTGCCATCATCACTATCCTGATGATGGGGAGCTGGGCTCAGCAACAAGGTGAACTCAATAAACTGGAATGGCTTCTCGGAACCTGGGAAACCCAAACACCCAAAGGAAGCCTCTATGAAACCTGGAAAAGAAAAGGCCCTACCGAATTTCAGGGAAAAAGCTATTATCTGAAAAATAAAGACACCCTTTTATTCGAGTCTGTCCGATTGATAGAAAAGGATAAAAAGCTGCATTATATTGTTTCTGTAAAGCATCAAAACCATGAGCTTCCCGTAGACTTTGCGACCAAAGAAATCAAAGATCCCACTTCTCTTGTCTTTGAAAATCCGGCTCATGATTTCCCGCAAATGATTGCCTATAAAAAAAAGGGAAAAGATTCTCTGATGGCAGAGATTTCAGGAATGATGAACGGAAGAATGGCCAGCCAGAAATTTCCGATGCGAAAGGTTAAATAG
- a CDS encoding helix-turn-helix domain-containing protein, giving the protein MDYQIFQPHPELASLIKCYWTLDSPKEDIPQTQTIVPDGCMEMIFHYGDLYKQYIDGKAVVQPRYCVFGQLTEPLRIEPTGITGIFSVRFHHNGFLPFATIPIKEMDDKAVPLEDLFGAAGTELGEKIFLSNTIQEKIDLVEIFLSEILNTETIDKIVQSTVDILLQVNGQISVHELSRQTNINRRQLERRFSSAIGMSPKQLSKTIRLQSTLKHLLHKEYINLTALAHDAEYYDQAHFIKDFKEFTGLTPKEFYGDNLQMSYLFYGTDS; this is encoded by the coding sequence ATGGATTATCAGATATTCCAACCCCATCCGGAACTGGCTTCACTCATCAAGTGCTACTGGACGCTGGACAGTCCCAAAGAAGACATTCCCCAAACCCAAACCATTGTTCCTGATGGCTGCATGGAAATGATCTTCCATTATGGAGACTTATACAAACAGTATATTGATGGAAAAGCCGTTGTACAGCCAAGATACTGTGTTTTCGGGCAGCTTACTGAACCTTTAAGAATTGAACCTACAGGCATTACCGGAATATTTTCTGTCCGTTTTCATCATAATGGTTTTCTGCCTTTTGCCACCATTCCCATCAAAGAAATGGATGATAAAGCAGTTCCCCTAGAAGACCTGTTTGGAGCTGCCGGAACTGAGTTGGGAGAAAAGATTTTCCTATCCAACACCATACAGGAGAAAATAGATCTGGTAGAAATCTTCCTGAGTGAAATACTGAACACAGAAACCATTGACAAGATTGTACAATCAACCGTCGATATTCTGTTGCAAGTCAATGGGCAAATCTCTGTACATGAACTCTCCCGGCAGACCAATATCAACCGCAGACAATTGGAACGCAGATTCTCTTCAGCAATTGGTATGAGTCCCAAACAGCTTTCCAAAACCATAAGACTTCAGTCAACGCTCAAGCATCTTCTCCATAAGGAATATATTAACCTTACGGCACTTGCTCACGACGCTGAATATTATGACCAGGCTCACTTTATCAAAGATTTTAAAGAATTTACAGGGCTTACCCCAAAAGAATTTTATGGTGATAATCTTCAGATGTCTTATTTATTTTATGGTACAGATTCCTGA
- a CDS encoding YdcF family protein, whose amino-acid sequence MKFLLDLLFRVLQLFTEPYFLVFLAVVIIALLRRKNKSKKWRIGILITTVLMIIFIGNGFLGKLTSGYLQESYLNTPDVKNTVGQIPVIVVLGGGVVDIDHTEKLHTMSYSRMVTAYQLYHEFKKNNQPCKIIISGKGRGKKSEAELFSENFKRMGVEDADIIKEDQSMNTYQNAKFSNEILKKMGASNLYLVTSGFHMKRSVALFQTFGLKPIPQSSDFIDTEITVFPNSYNAAFTFVMLKEVVGIWQVQLYNGLGMNK is encoded by the coding sequence ATGAAATTTTTATTAGACCTTTTATTTCGTGTTTTACAGCTTTTTACAGAACCTTATTTTTTAGTATTTCTTGCAGTAGTCATTATCGCCCTGCTGAGAAGGAAGAATAAGAGTAAAAAATGGAGAATAGGAATTCTTATAACAACCGTATTGATGATTATCTTTATAGGAAATGGGTTTCTGGGAAAACTAACTTCCGGATATCTGCAGGAAAGCTATCTCAATACACCTGATGTAAAAAATACAGTGGGTCAGATTCCTGTTATTGTTGTATTGGGTGGCGGTGTTGTAGATATTGACCATACAGAAAAATTACACACCATGTCTTATTCAAGAATGGTAACCGCTTATCAGCTGTATCATGAGTTTAAGAAAAATAATCAGCCTTGTAAAATAATAATTTCCGGAAAAGGAAGAGGAAAGAAAAGTGAGGCAGAACTTTTCAGTGAAAATTTTAAAAGGATGGGGGTAGAAGATGCTGATATTATTAAAGAAGATCAAAGCATGAACACCTATCAGAATGCAAAATTTTCGAATGAGATTTTGAAAAAGATGGGAGCTTCAAACCTATATCTGGTGACTTCTGGTTTTCACATGAAAAGATCTGTTGCTTTATTTCAGACTTTTGGATTAAAACCTATTCCACAGTCATCAGATTTTATAGATACTGAAATCACTGTATTTCCTAACAGTTATAATGCTGCATTTACCTTTGTCATGCTTAAAGAGGTAGTGGGAATATGGCAGGTACAGTTGTATAACGGTTTAGGGATGAATAAATAG
- a CDS encoding VOC family protein — protein MKPKMIWANLAVANLERTQKFYEAIGCKPNNPHTSDELVSFFFGENDFIIHFFLKNILETNVKQVTFGDSQTSNEIIFTVSAETNEQVDQWAEEVEKAGGTLVSKPEGFGNNYYGFVFADPDGHKFNVFKM, from the coding sequence ATGAAACCTAAAATGATCTGGGCCAATCTGGCGGTTGCCAACTTGGAACGTACTCAAAAATTTTATGAAGCAATAGGATGTAAACCCAATAATCCCCATACTTCTGATGAGTTAGTAAGCTTCTTTTTCGGAGAAAACGATTTTATTATTCATTTCTTTCTGAAAAATATATTAGAAACTAATGTAAAACAGGTAACATTTGGTGATTCCCAAACCTCTAATGAAATCATATTTACCGTGTCTGCAGAAACTAATGAACAGGTAGACCAATGGGCTGAAGAAGTTGAAAAAGCTGGCGGAACCTTAGTCTCAAAACCTGAAGGTTTTGGAAACAATTATTATGGTTTTGTCTTTGCAGATCCTGATGGTCATAAATTTAATGTCTTCAAAATGTAA
- a CDS encoding SMI1/KNR4 family protein: MEKILETLDLHIKKLRPEFYNHLKAPLAEKDIQRLEKQYGIRIPEDLRALYRWKNGQASDCYDSFVNNSMLIPLEEALDIAQEMTSMIGTDFEIENLWNENWLPIFHNGGGDYICYDLKGIFTGNKGQILEFWNRDNDRNVIADNLEDFLNQLNQYYENHSCEFDEFFTVESRKGFPKRFMVG, from the coding sequence ATGGAAAAGATACTTGAGACATTAGATTTACATATTAAGAAATTAAGACCGGAATTTTATAATCATTTAAAGGCACCATTGGCTGAAAAGGATATTCAAAGGCTTGAAAAACAATATGGTATCCGGATTCCTGAAGATCTGAGAGCGCTTTATAGGTGGAAAAACGGGCAGGCAAGTGATTGTTATGATTCTTTTGTGAATAATTCTATGTTGATTCCTTTGGAAGAGGCTTTGGACATTGCTCAGGAAATGACTTCGATGATAGGGACAGATTTTGAGATTGAAAACTTGTGGAATGAAAACTGGCTTCCCATTTTCCATAATGGTGGCGGAGATTATATCTGTTATGATTTAAAAGGGATTTTTACCGGAAATAAAGGTCAAATTCTTGAATTCTGGAATAGAGATAATGACAGAAACGTCATTGCTGACAATCTTGAAGACTTTTTGAATCAGTTAAATCAATATTACGAAAATCATTCATGTGAATTTGATGAATTCTTTACTGTTGAGAGCAGAAAAGGCTTTCCTAAGAGGTTTATGGTTGGGTAA
- a CDS encoding S41 family peptidase yields MFRKILYSFVILPCIALAQTAEMTPKQVREDVGFMIKSIDEVSVDPYSGISRKKFIFEMQKTEKDILKQKKRSIVDFYKAFQPVMVMLEDGHTELNISDYISKTDYFIFPFSVRVSEDGVFVKSIKSSYHEAFTEDLKGLEITDINSINSTKILELLQHYTSGESKKSRLELSEYFFNNYYNLFFTKGNILEITFDQGQKLEIPLIRKSEKKSITSRNIVTKSYYYEVTKEKNYAVFTFRQFADIEKFRPFLAQMFLELKAEGIQNLIIDIRDNGGGNSELGDDLLKYLVSKPFSQYEKTLVKYSDIRKEYLRKSSGIDSTELKNYLQGISGTVGVIDHSKNIIEPKDKNERFTGNVYLLTSGQTFSSAADFANAFKFYKAGKIIGSETGGFIISPGEVVNRQLPNSKLFLNISSTIDFNIGATEHDRHGVMPDIQIEAGKALDYTVERLIKQ; encoded by the coding sequence ATGTTTCGCAAAATCCTTTACTCATTCGTTATTTTGCCCTGTATTGCTTTGGCGCAGACTGCTGAGATGACCCCAAAGCAGGTGAGGGAAGATGTGGGTTTTATGATTAAAAGTATTGATGAAGTAAGTGTAGATCCTTACAGCGGAATTTCCAGGAAAAAATTCATTTTTGAGATGCAGAAGACTGAAAAGGATATTTTAAAACAGAAAAAAAGAAGCATCGTTGATTTTTATAAAGCATTTCAGCCTGTGATGGTGATGCTCGAAGATGGTCATACGGAACTGAATATTTCAGATTATATAAGCAAAACAGATTACTTTATTTTTCCATTTTCGGTGAGAGTTTCGGAAGATGGTGTTTTTGTAAAGTCCATTAAATCAAGTTATCATGAAGCTTTTACAGAGGATTTAAAAGGGCTGGAAATCACTGATATAAATAGCATAAATTCAACAAAAATTTTAGAGTTATTGCAGCACTATACCAGTGGTGAAAGCAAAAAAAGCAGATTAGAACTAAGTGAATATTTTTTCAATAACTATTATAATTTGTTCTTTACCAAGGGAAATATATTGGAAATAACCTTTGATCAGGGGCAAAAATTAGAGATTCCTTTAATAAGAAAATCAGAGAAGAAATCCATAACTTCCCGTAATATAGTTACTAAAAGTTACTATTATGAGGTTACAAAGGAGAAAAACTACGCAGTTTTTACTTTCAGACAGTTTGCTGATATAGAGAAATTCAGACCTTTTTTAGCGCAAATGTTTTTAGAATTAAAGGCTGAAGGCATTCAGAATCTTATCATTGACATCAGGGACAATGGCGGCGGAAATTCTGAGCTTGGTGATGATCTTTTAAAATATTTGGTATCCAAGCCATTTTCACAGTATGAAAAAACGCTTGTTAAATACAGTGATATCCGTAAAGAATATTTGAGGAAATCCTCAGGAATCGATTCTACGGAATTAAAAAATTATTTACAGGGAATATCCGGAACTGTAGGTGTTATAGATCACTCGAAAAATATAATTGAGCCTAAGGATAAGAATGAACGCTTTACAGGAAATGTTTATCTGCTGACAAGCGGCCAGACTTTTTCATCTGCAGCAGATTTTGCCAACGCATTCAAATTTTATAAAGCCGGGAAAATTATAGGATCAGAAACCGGGGGATTTATAATTTCGCCTGGAGAAGTTGTAAATAGACAGTTGCCCAATTCAAAACTGTTTCTGAACATATCATCTACAATAGATTTTAATATTGGAGCCACAGAGCATGACAGACATGGTGTAATGCCTGATATACAGATTGAAGCAGGAAAAGCTTTGGATTATACGGTAGAAAGGCTTATAAAGCAATAA
- a CDS encoding helix-turn-helix domain-containing protein, translated as MDRYLVLMIFILISFTAIYKFHIQDKMIFHYLICGILFLSITYFFSRKRYSQNLIVNTYMILAPIYNIFVMAAFWNDSIATFFWLLPIPLGAHIFFSKKAMIMYIVYALITIVIAIVVAYNPSILGGIGFSFFKHTQKEIMFSDTFLFISNILVIALLIYYKGKIRKQEMFQQQFDFIESQKEIIKEHKNQIKRTSKSPSDQIDTEIMKNVFDKIEVIMTQQMLFKDVKLNLSKVSVSLDVNSAYISKAIRYKGYTNFNTFLNMYRINYVKKLFSQTDFQKSTLMYVYTEAGFSNQSTFNRVFKQFEGITPSEYIQQKLNTQEDV; from the coding sequence ATGGACAGATATTTAGTTCTCATGATTTTTATACTAATCTCTTTTACAGCAATTTACAAGTTTCACATCCAGGACAAAATGATTTTCCATTATCTGATTTGTGGAATACTATTTTTAAGCATTACTTATTTTTTTTCACGAAAAAGATATTCTCAAAATCTAATTGTCAATACCTACATGATCCTTGCGCCCATCTATAATATTTTTGTAATGGCGGCTTTTTGGAATGATTCTATAGCAACTTTTTTCTGGCTATTACCCATTCCTTTGGGAGCCCATATATTTTTTTCAAAAAAAGCAATGATTATGTATATAGTCTATGCCTTAATCACCATCGTCATTGCTATCGTTGTTGCGTACAATCCATCAATATTGGGCGGTATTGGATTCAGTTTTTTTAAGCATACTCAAAAAGAAATTATGTTTAGTGATACTTTTTTATTCATTTCAAACATCCTAGTTATAGCTTTACTTATTTATTACAAAGGCAAAATAAGAAAACAGGAAATGTTTCAACAGCAATTTGATTTTATAGAATCTCAAAAAGAGATCATTAAAGAACATAAAAATCAAATTAAAAGAACATCGAAAAGCCCCTCAGATCAAATAGATACTGAAATTATGAAAAATGTATTTGATAAGATTGAGGTTATCATGACTCAACAAATGCTTTTTAAGGATGTTAAATTGAACCTTTCAAAAGTAAGTGTCTCATTAGACGTTAATAGCGCATACATTTCTAAAGCTATTCGTTATAAAGGGTACACAAATTTTAATACGTTCCTGAACATGTATAGAATTAATTATGTGAAAAAGCTATTTTCCCAAACAGATTTCCAAAAATCGACCTTAATGTACGTGTATACGGAAGCAGGGTTTTCTAATCAGTCAACCTTTAACAGAGTTTTTAAGCAATTTGAAGGAATTACTCCTTCAGAATATATTCAACAAAAATTGAATACTCAAGAAGATGTATAA
- a CDS encoding 3-hydroxybutyrate dehydrogenase → MAKNVVITGSTSGIGLGVAEAFAKNGDHVIFNGLERNGAEIAASYADQYSIKTGFIHSNLITPEGVQQLIDYSYETLGSIDVLVNNAGIQYVSPIEDFPVEKYQQIIALNMNAAFYASRAVFAKMKHQRFGRIINISSVHGIRASEYKSAYVMAKHGVIGLTKVLALEGASYNVTSNAICPGYVKTPLVEGQIADQAQAHHMSEHEVIEKIMLQKQAVKSFIPVEKIAEMALFLAAENAASISGAHFVLDGGWSAQ, encoded by the coding sequence ATGGCTAAGAATGTAGTTATTACTGGTAGTACCAGCGGAATTGGATTAGGAGTAGCAGAAGCTTTTGCTAAAAATGGAGATCATGTGATTTTTAATGGTTTAGAGCGTAATGGAGCTGAAATTGCTGCAAGTTATGCGGATCAGTATTCCATAAAAACAGGATTTATTCATTCAAATCTAATAACACCGGAAGGAGTTCAGCAACTTATTGATTATAGTTATGAAACCTTAGGAAGTATTGACGTTCTTGTGAATAATGCTGGAATTCAATATGTTTCTCCTATTGAGGATTTTCCTGTCGAAAAATACCAGCAGATTATTGCACTTAATATGAATGCTGCCTTCTACGCCTCAAGAGCCGTTTTTGCGAAGATGAAACACCAAAGATTCGGAAGAATAATTAATATCTCTTCAGTACACGGAATACGTGCCTCTGAATACAAATCAGCTTATGTTATGGCAAAGCACGGAGTAATAGGACTTACCAAAGTTCTTGCATTAGAAGGAGCTTCATACAATGTTACCTCTAATGCCATCTGTCCTGGCTATGTAAAAACGCCTCTTGTGGAAGGACAAATTGCTGATCAGGCCCAGGCACACCACATGAGCGAACATGAAGTCATAGAAAAAATAATGTTACAAAAGCAAGCTGTAAAATCATTCATTCCGGTGGAAAAAATTGCTGAAATGGCACTGTTTTTAGCCGCAGAAAATGCAGCTTCCATATCCGGTGCCCATTTTGTGTTAGATGGAGGATGGAGTGCCCAATAA
- a CDS encoding alpha/beta fold hydrolase, producing MALINVNGVDINYIDSGSGTPVVLLHGLGSSNRDWDLQIPVLAQKFRVIAPDLRAHGHSTRVPEKQGVEYMMEDIFQLLKKTGISKANMVGFSMGGAVSFELAYQHPEIVDKMIIINSSPDFNNSNSTGIDLLAERTEVIKTKGFHALAEKIATGMFPEEHQKTWRESFQKRVVSNDEDAYLLTFGELMKWGLGTRLKEISHKTLIITSDHDYTSVEYKRSYQEKMKNAALVVINNSRHGVVLDGAEQLNREILNFLLNG from the coding sequence ATGGCTTTGATAAATGTGAATGGAGTAGATATTAATTATATTGACTCCGGAAGTGGAACGCCTGTCGTACTGCTTCATGGGTTGGGATCATCCAATAGAGACTGGGATCTTCAAATCCCGGTATTAGCCCAAAAATTTAGAGTTATTGCTCCTGATTTAAGAGCTCATGGTCATTCAACCAGAGTACCAGAAAAACAAGGAGTTGAATATATGATGGAAGATATTTTCCAGCTTCTTAAAAAAACAGGAATTTCCAAAGCAAATATGGTAGGCTTTTCTATGGGCGGAGCAGTTTCGTTTGAATTAGCGTACCAACATCCTGAAATAGTGGATAAAATGATTATTATCAATTCCAGCCCTGATTTTAATAACTCAAACTCTACAGGAATAGATCTATTAGCCGAAAGAACTGAAGTAATCAAGACAAAAGGATTCCATGCTTTGGCAGAAAAAATAGCAACAGGAATGTTTCCTGAAGAACATCAGAAAACCTGGAGAGAAAGCTTTCAAAAAAGAGTAGTAAGCAATGATGAAGATGCCTATCTTCTTACTTTCGGGGAATTAATGAAATGGGGACTTGGTACCCGTTTGAAAGAGATCTCTCATAAGACCCTGATTATAACTTCAGATCATGATTATACTTCAGTAGAATATAAAAGAAGTTATCAGGAAAAAATGAAAAATGCAGCATTGGTCGTCATAAACAATTCTCGACATGGTGTAGTTTTGGACGGAGCAGAACAATTGAATCGTGAAATATTAAATTTTTTATTAAATGGCTAA
- a CDS encoding TonB-dependent receptor domain-containing protein, which yields MVSGTCTSFGGVFLNRGALFKDNSKRFNAEGQYNNTWGALSVIGGVQFQRDMAYTKNTYMLDFDGPINVNQLGVYGQAEYKIDGWGFLGALRLDKHDYYGSNLLPKAAITKKVGDGHFRLTYGKGMAVPSIMNLKGYLFGGLVLGNGEGFSLSDGTQIASLKVETINSFEVGYKGNLGKKFWLDANAYYNMSENFIGPLLNIATGGRTVTKMGNTPLSDIPGANPAMVLTYSNFGKVKTYGFDIGLNYYWTDHLKTVINYSYFGRDIDKNDLANDGDHNGKVTDTDIPINTPANKFSLGFNYTTPQFFGAVYGRFVQKYDFFSGINIAAKTQDLDGDGKNDIFENARNGRTWNYGQLGGFTVDLNAGYNFSNGISIGTNVTNLFNAKVREFVASPVIGTLVSVEFKYNIDFFKKNN from the coding sequence ATGGTTTCCGGTACCTGCACTTCCTTCGGGGGAGTATTTTTAAACCGGGGAGCCTTATTTAAAGATAATTCTAAAAGATTTAATGCCGAAGGGCAGTATAACAATACCTGGGGAGCATTGAGTGTGATTGGAGGGGTACAGTTTCAAAGAGATATGGCTTATACAAAAAATACATATATGCTGGATTTTGATGGTCCTATCAATGTAAATCAGTTAGGAGTTTATGGCCAGGCTGAATATAAAATAGACGGATGGGGGTTCTTAGGGGCTCTGCGTCTGGATAAACATGATTATTATGGCAGTAATTTGCTTCCCAAAGCGGCGATTACCAAAAAAGTAGGGGATGGACATTTCAGATTAACGTATGGAAAAGGAATGGCCGTACCTTCTATCATGAATCTTAAGGGTTATTTATTCGGTGGACTTGTACTGGGGAATGGGGAAGGATTCTCTTTATCAGACGGGACTCAAATTGCCTCATTAAAAGTAGAAACCATTAACTCTTTCGAGGTAGGATATAAAGGAAACCTGGGCAAGAAATTTTGGTTAGATGCCAATGCTTATTATAATATGTCAGAGAACTTTATAGGACCTCTTCTTAATATTGCAACGGGCGGCAGGACTGTAACAAAAATGGGAAATACCCCTTTGTCTGATATTCCTGGTGCTAATCCGGCGATGGTACTTACGTATTCTAATTTTGGAAAAGTGAAAACGTATGGTTTTGATATAGGATTAAATTATTACTGGACCGATCATTTAAAAACAGTCATCAACTATTCTTATTTTGGACGGGATATTGATAAAAACGATTTGGCCAATGATGGAGATCATAACGGAAAAGTAACAGATACTGATATCCCGATCAATACCCCAGCCAACAAATTTTCTTTAGGTTTTAATTATACTACCCCCCAATTTTTTGGTGCAGTGTATGGAAGGTTTGTTCAAAAATATGATTTCTTTTCAGGGATTAATATTGCCGCCAAGACACAGGATTTAGATGGGGATGGAAAGAATGATATCTTTGAAAATGCCAGAAATGGAAGAACCTGGAACTATGGACAGTTAGGAGGTTTTACAGTAGATCTCAATGCCGGATACAATTTTAGTAACGGCATATCCATTGGAACGAATGTGACCAATTTGTTTAATGCAAAAGTAAGAGAGTTCGTTGCTTCTCCCGTCATTGGAACACTGGTTTCTGTAGAGTTCAAATACAACATTGATTTTTTCAAAAAAAATAATTAA